A genomic region of Tsukamurella pulmonis contains the following coding sequences:
- the mycP gene encoding type VII secretion-associated serine protease mycosin translates to MLRFPRAAAITAVSVSVIVAGSWAPALSGAVVPPVADIGGAPPDTDGPERPLRNNNPRCVEPAVLPNSNLAAAPAPANTLRIDEAHDFSTGAGVTVAVLSTGVRPQARLRGLDGAGDNMVAGDRGLLDCDSTGTLVAGIVGAQPVAGDGFVGVAPDARILSIRVDSAGFSLQNNPAEDADPNLSRAAVNARSIARAIVRAANRGAKVIVVPEPVCMAADNQFRQREIGGAVAYALRAKDSLVVVGAGATDRQGGTVGASTCRANPDPDPGRPDDPRGWRQVSTVATPNWFDGQVLSVGATTAEGTPLPGSLNGPWMDVAAPGAGIVSLSSRGGDGVVNGAPSERTLVPFAGPEFAAAYAAGTAALVRSRYPQLSATEVAARLVATAHAPGRGTDNEVGRGLIDPVAALTAKVPDIDTAIDPESVEKLLVPPPPPAPDTRPRRTAAIVTGAGAVALLAIGGAVALLRPGRKRRA, encoded by the coding sequence GTGCTCCGTTTCCCGAGGGCGGCCGCGATCACCGCGGTCTCCGTCTCCGTCATCGTGGCGGGCAGCTGGGCCCCGGCCCTCTCCGGTGCGGTCGTGCCGCCCGTCGCGGACATCGGCGGCGCGCCGCCCGACACCGACGGCCCGGAACGCCCGTTGCGCAACAACAACCCGCGCTGCGTGGAACCCGCCGTGCTGCCCAACTCGAACCTCGCCGCCGCGCCGGCCCCCGCGAACACCCTGCGGATCGATGAGGCGCACGACTTCTCGACGGGCGCCGGGGTCACCGTCGCCGTGCTCAGCACCGGCGTCCGTCCCCAGGCGCGCCTGCGCGGCCTCGACGGTGCGGGCGACAACATGGTGGCCGGCGACCGCGGGCTGCTGGACTGCGATTCGACGGGGACTCTCGTCGCCGGCATCGTCGGCGCGCAGCCGGTGGCGGGCGACGGCTTCGTCGGCGTCGCGCCGGATGCCCGGATCCTGTCGATCCGCGTCGACTCGGCCGGGTTCTCGCTGCAGAACAACCCCGCGGAGGACGCGGACCCCAACCTGAGCCGCGCCGCGGTCAACGCCCGCAGCATCGCCCGCGCGATCGTGCGGGCCGCGAACCGGGGCGCGAAGGTGATCGTCGTGCCCGAGCCGGTGTGCATGGCCGCGGACAACCAGTTCCGCCAGCGCGAGATCGGCGGGGCCGTGGCGTACGCGTTGCGCGCCAAGGACTCCCTGGTCGTGGTGGGCGCCGGCGCGACGGACCGCCAGGGCGGCACCGTCGGCGCCAGCACCTGCCGGGCGAACCCCGATCCCGACCCCGGCCGGCCCGACGATCCGCGCGGCTGGCGGCAGGTGAGCACCGTCGCGACCCCGAACTGGTTCGACGGGCAGGTGCTCTCGGTGGGCGCCACGACCGCGGAGGGCACCCCGTTGCCCGGCTCGCTGAACGGCCCGTGGATGGACGTGGCCGCACCGGGCGCCGGCATCGTCTCGCTGAGCTCGCGCGGCGGCGACGGCGTCGTGAACGGCGCACCGTCGGAGCGCACCCTGGTGCCCTTCGCCGGCCCCGAGTTCGCGGCCGCCTACGCGGCGGGCACGGCCGCCCTCGTGCGCTCGCGGTACCCGCAGCTCTCCGCGACGGAGGTGGCGGCGCGGCTGGTCGCCACGGCGCACGCCCCCGGCCGCGGCACCGACAACGAAGTCGGCCGGGGCCTCATCGACCCGGTCGCCGCACTGACCGCGAAGGTGCCGGACATCGACACCGCCATCGACCCCGAGTCGGTCGAGAAGCTGCTCGTGCCCCCGCCGCCGCCCGCGCCGGACACCCGGCCGCGGCGGACGGCGGCGATCGTGACCGGCGCCGGAGCGGTCGCGCTACTCGCCATCGGTGGCGCGGTCGCGCTCCTGCGGCCCGGCCGGAAGCGGAGGGCGTGA
- the eccD gene encoding type VII secretion integral membrane protein EccD, whose translation MVFPITPEPAATENAGPGRSAVPEQVRVLVEVGENSVERSLLARRRLSVVMDSVIPGLEQIFPDHDFSTTGAWTFAREGGAQLARDKSLADAGVLDGDRLILSETFSTQTFRPLIESTADAIQEFCRQRFRRFESATARALGLLALVLGAVVFAALVLVAWFAHSSVLWWFPVAALAAIGVVLAAVSADRQYHAPQVAYALQIASAPVLFAAGFVLIPPDGGVDGAFTAANVLTGSLFALFGVVVLGRASGLGATVLAALGLTAAAAVVASALFAYTPLGRPAVPALGVIAGLLLANWAQGWSLLLARVRPDPLPPPGEDIDRTELDAAYHVDTFDDESTTELARSEENTSLERKARTAAKLLTGFYVAIAGILVVSALTVIVPDSHYFWGEVAIAALTSVICVLRGRTLDDRVHATVFFVAGFLVAAGLAVILVGALDSDLGRLVVIVLSAVVLVAFGAGGLLLADRVSTDGGGHVRPLSARLLGRIEAGEKLAIFAVVLLALWTTRLFAFMRELDLSFLK comes from the coding sequence ATGGTCTTCCCGATCACCCCGGAGCCCGCCGCCACCGAGAACGCGGGCCCCGGGAGATCCGCCGTACCCGAGCAGGTTCGCGTCCTGGTCGAGGTGGGCGAGAACTCGGTCGAGCGGAGCCTGCTGGCGCGCCGCCGGCTCTCCGTCGTGATGGACTCGGTGATCCCGGGGCTGGAGCAGATCTTCCCCGATCACGACTTCTCGACGACCGGTGCCTGGACCTTCGCCCGTGAGGGCGGCGCGCAGCTGGCCCGGGACAAGTCGCTCGCCGATGCGGGCGTGCTCGACGGCGATCGACTGATCCTGTCCGAGACCTTCTCGACGCAGACCTTCCGGCCGCTCATCGAGAGCACCGCCGATGCGATCCAGGAGTTCTGCCGCCAGCGCTTCCGCCGCTTCGAATCGGCGACGGCGCGCGCGCTGGGCCTGCTCGCCCTCGTCCTCGGCGCGGTGGTCTTCGCCGCGCTCGTGCTCGTCGCCTGGTTCGCCCACTCCAGCGTGCTCTGGTGGTTCCCCGTGGCCGCGCTGGCCGCGATCGGAGTGGTGCTCGCGGCGGTCTCCGCGGACCGCCAGTACCACGCCCCGCAGGTGGCGTACGCCCTGCAGATCGCCTCGGCCCCGGTGCTGTTCGCCGCGGGCTTCGTCCTCATTCCCCCGGACGGGGGCGTCGACGGTGCCTTCACCGCGGCGAACGTGCTGACGGGCTCGCTCTTCGCGCTCTTCGGCGTCGTCGTGCTGGGCCGCGCGAGCGGCCTCGGCGCGACGGTGCTGGCGGCCCTCGGTCTCACCGCCGCCGCGGCCGTGGTGGCGAGCGCCCTGTTCGCGTACACCCCGCTGGGCCGCCCCGCCGTCCCCGCCCTCGGCGTGATCGCCGGTCTCCTGCTGGCGAACTGGGCCCAGGGCTGGTCGCTCCTGCTCGCCCGGGTCCGGCCCGATCCGCTGCCGCCGCCCGGCGAGGACATCGATCGCACCGAGCTCGACGCCGCGTATCACGTGGACACCTTCGACGACGAGAGCACCACGGAGCTCGCGCGCTCCGAGGAGAACACGAGCCTCGAGCGCAAGGCCCGCACCGCGGCCAAGCTGCTCACCGGCTTCTACGTGGCGATCGCCGGGATCCTGGTGGTCTCGGCGCTCACCGTGATCGTGCCGGACAGCCACTACTTCTGGGGCGAGGTGGCGATCGCCGCCCTGACCTCGGTGATCTGTGTTCTCCGCGGCCGCACCCTCGACGACCGGGTCCACGCCACCGTCTTCTTCGTGGCGGGCTTCCTCGTCGCCGCGGGCCTCGCGGTGATCCTCGTGGGAGCCCTGGACTCCGATCTCGGCAGGCTGGTCGTGATCGTGCTCAGCGCCGTGGTGCTGGTGGCCTTCGGCGCGGGCGGCCTGCTGCTCGCGGACCGCGTCTCGACCGACGGCGGCGGCCACGTCCGGCCGCTGTCCGCGCGCCTGCTGGGGCGGATCGAGGCCGGCGAGAAACTGGCGATCTTCGCCGTGGTCCTGCTCGCGCTGTGGACCACCCGGCTGTTCGCGTTCATGCGCGAGCTCGACCTGTCGTTCCTGAAGTAG
- a CDS encoding ESX secretion-associated protein EspG — protein sequence MSVTTDGPVAKLSAFAADIDELLLLMRLADVMELAPIVLAVHPNVYRPDDQLVVDLAVLPGLVDAGLVDGTGSVDPQVKAWLGVLQDPAAELAIRVFDGDTVLRGAVVRRDETVVVAFRNDDQFTVQGFRTDREDFEATVVEPLWRVLGAQAPAELESLTLDANELAEIVASFDPQVGGARAEREIRSRLREHDLSQQTVDILLDAARYTGRRAEIVYHRADSGVRTQAGWAVGVMDTAAGRVLSTTQRGSQGAVDVTLSPGTRRRFSEGIADLVERGGCTGWFDTAN from the coding sequence GTGTCCGTGACGACCGACGGCCCCGTGGCGAAGCTGTCCGCTTTCGCCGCGGACATCGATGAGCTGCTGCTGCTCATGCGGCTGGCCGACGTCATGGAGCTGGCGCCGATCGTGCTCGCGGTGCATCCCAACGTGTACCGGCCCGACGATCAGCTGGTGGTCGACCTGGCGGTGCTGCCCGGTCTCGTGGATGCGGGCCTGGTGGACGGCACGGGGTCCGTCGATCCGCAGGTGAAGGCGTGGCTCGGCGTGCTCCAGGATCCTGCGGCGGAGCTCGCGATCCGGGTGTTCGACGGTGACACCGTGCTCCGCGGCGCGGTGGTGCGGCGCGACGAGACCGTGGTGGTCGCCTTCCGCAACGACGATCAGTTCACCGTGCAGGGGTTCCGCACGGACCGCGAGGACTTCGAGGCGACGGTCGTCGAACCGCTCTGGCGGGTCCTCGGTGCGCAGGCGCCGGCGGAACTCGAGTCCCTCACCCTCGACGCGAACGAACTGGCGGAGATCGTCGCGAGCTTCGACCCGCAGGTGGGCGGGGCGCGGGCAGAACGGGAGATCCGGAGCCGGCTGCGCGAGCACGACCTCTCGCAGCAGACCGTCGACATCCTGCTCGATGCCGCGCGGTACACCGGCCGACGGGCCGAGATCGTCTACCACCGTGCGGATTCCGGTGTGCGTACCCAGGCCGGATGGGCGGTGGGCGTCATGGACACCGCCGCGGGCCGGGTCCTGTCCACGACCCAGCGCGGATCGCAGGGCGCGGTCGACGTGACGCTGAGCCCGGGGACGCGGCGCCGTTTCTCCGAGGGGATCGCGGATCTGGTCGAGCGCGGGGGTTGCACCGGATGGTTCGACACAGCAAACTGA
- a CDS encoding PPE family protein — MTFPALPPEVNVGRLMSGAGPAPATAAAAAWASVAASVSARSVFLQSLLPRLAASWQAPETALMTRNVAMYLAHNEAVRAQALLASTRHTKQAADYSAALAGMAQLPEIALNHLTNAVLNATNFLGVNTAAIAANEAQYAAMWAQNASMMAVYLANSVANMTFEPFIPPKPIATPAGVPIPAAAAGAASVGDAVVTKMTLAAQGAQATASMLAMRTAGGVLSATKLAQTAIVNAQRLEQVASNIATAESKSNDGPRPVMGQQLGASLVQQLGGVVGAGAAGGVSAAAGAAMNVGGGAVGQVPTAGVTAGGVVYQPMSALLANVSAENRTSSVGYFGARPGSPNLERMSRGEPAIRSASALRVETGAIAQAQVVAPSNWSTDGLTVAPPPPPVPRVAAEPLRPILPTGTSAPVARSQGKQRERVVVPDTAAMPIYQDAAPEYESVPVDVPSSGEGR, encoded by the coding sequence GTGACTTTCCCAGCCCTGCCGCCCGAGGTCAACGTGGGGCGCCTGATGTCGGGCGCCGGGCCGGCACCCGCCACCGCCGCCGCTGCGGCGTGGGCATCGGTGGCGGCGTCCGTGAGCGCCCGCTCGGTCTTCCTGCAGTCCCTGCTGCCGCGTCTCGCCGCGTCGTGGCAGGCGCCCGAGACCGCCCTCATGACCCGCAACGTGGCCATGTACCTCGCGCACAACGAGGCCGTGCGCGCGCAGGCGCTGCTGGCCTCCACCCGGCACACCAAGCAGGCCGCCGACTACTCCGCCGCGCTGGCGGGCATGGCGCAGCTGCCCGAGATCGCGCTCAACCACCTCACCAACGCCGTGCTCAACGCCACCAACTTCCTGGGCGTGAACACCGCGGCGATCGCCGCCAACGAGGCGCAGTACGCGGCGATGTGGGCGCAGAACGCCTCGATGATGGCGGTCTACCTCGCGAACTCCGTCGCCAACATGACCTTCGAGCCGTTCATCCCGCCGAAGCCGATCGCGACGCCCGCGGGCGTGCCGATCCCGGCCGCGGCCGCTGGCGCGGCGTCCGTGGGCGACGCGGTGGTCACGAAGATGACGCTGGCCGCGCAGGGCGCGCAGGCGACCGCCAGCATGCTCGCGATGCGCACGGCCGGTGGCGTGCTGTCCGCGACCAAGCTCGCGCAGACCGCGATCGTCAACGCGCAGCGTCTCGAGCAGGTGGCGTCGAACATCGCCACCGCCGAATCGAAGTCGAACGACGGCCCGCGCCCGGTGATGGGCCAGCAGCTCGGCGCCAGCCTGGTGCAGCAGCTCGGCGGCGTGGTCGGCGCGGGCGCGGCCGGCGGCGTGAGCGCCGCCGCGGGCGCCGCGATGAACGTCGGCGGCGGTGCCGTCGGGCAGGTGCCGACCGCGGGGGTGACCGCCGGTGGCGTGGTCTACCAGCCCATGAGCGCGTTGCTCGCGAACGTGAGCGCCGAGAACCGGACCAGCAGCGTCGGCTACTTCGGTGCGCGCCCCGGTTCCCCCAACCTGGAACGGATGTCCCGCGGCGAGCCGGCGATCCGCTCGGCGTCGGCGCTGCGGGTGGAGACGGGGGCGATCGCGCAGGCGCAGGTCGTGGCACCGTCGAACTGGTCCACCGACGGTCTGACCGTTGCGCCGCCTCCGCCGCCGGTCCCGCGCGTCGCGGCCGAGCCGCTGCGGCCGATCCTCCCGACGGGCACGAGTGCCCCGGTGGCGCGGTCGCAGGGCAAGCAGCGCGAGCGCGTCGTCGTGCCCGATACCGCGGCCATGCCGATCTACCAGGATGCGGCGCCCGAGTACGAATCCGTCCCCGTCGACGTTCCGTCGAGTGGGGAGGGACGCTGA
- a CDS encoding PE domain-containing protein: MSLNVAPIQLLAGTNEVMANVATTSGVIGGAAGAIGAVVPAGADDVSLLVSTSSAAHAANFLAASVLDHAEVAQYGVSLSAAAATYIMADNAVQF; the protein is encoded by the coding sequence GTGAGCCTGAACGTGGCGCCTATTCAGCTCTTGGCAGGAACCAACGAGGTCATGGCCAACGTGGCCACCACCTCGGGCGTGATCGGTGGCGCCGCCGGCGCCATCGGTGCCGTCGTGCCCGCAGGTGCGGATGACGTCTCGCTGCTGGTCTCGACCAGTTCGGCCGCCCACGCCGCCAACTTCCTGGCCGCCTCCGTCCTGGACCACGCCGAGGTGGCGCAGTACGGGGTCAGCCTCTCGGCGGCCGCGGCGACGTACATCATGGCCGACAACGCCGTCCAGTTCTGA
- the eccCa gene encoding type VII secretion protein EccCa: protein MSRQVFEPPLHPKKEPRVVKKEVEVRTPDTIDEVDPPGKWRTVMMPVVMVVAVLGMLFMMIRLNRGFNPVMLLMPMMLLFGMFAYMGGGPGGSGNKSKAQLLHDRKQASRSIGTSREKALARGRNYFDALAHAYPDPAVIASLVGTERMWEVNGGDAERKSRFTAARYGRGRIVPKAKLLTPEAPDGEFLDPVQWTETVKFLHTHSTIADMPLALTLRNLPVLGVGGDPERSAGMVRAMLSHLAVTHGPDRLRFAVVADTPDGGRWEYLKWLPQVQHPTLIDALGSRRMIYGNWTEFLEELAGSDEQPTAEADRVVDYSRPFTTETEVTGRTRHTVVIVESAERARMTDQAIASLADVTWILMSPPEGVIDSFPHAVLLDVDRTGIVTRWDSDLPLEPPKEIARADYLDLIDAHTTARKLARWELETTASLLSKERQDTGRDWASLVQVEDPGAIDVLAFWQRIKRFDDPHRLNFPIGFAPDGTRIFLNMREASQGGTGPHGEMIGTSGSGKSEFLRCLVLDACLFHSPSMLNLLLVDFKGGATYQGMEDIPHVAAVVTNLEKSESMVDRMMEVITGELKRRQQLFDSAAAKYPSFNIIGLTEYEKARESGHCPDLEPMPALLVLIDEYTELLEAKPEFVNIFSQIGRVGRSVGVHLLLASQNAEMARSRGLESNIHYHIALRTGTAGDSRAVIGVPDAKNLPGKPGNGLIKTLHEDDLIRFYAGFTGKPYFAPEVAPEPVKREVVQPTADDLSSRGFSARRVDIPDLEVEIVEDDEVVRTEEEILAAPTVFTVVKELLTKAPARPAYKPWLPELTSTTLDILAPSLSADEWVAPMVTVPATLKAPFGVFDDPAKHQQPVWELDLSGGQGNVLIYGGPQRGKTTAAMTLVTSLALTHSPEQVQFFIVDYTGGGWMRLEDLPHVSRIATRSEEDAINRIISQMSDLIEQRVKLFRKYRVNSMAEYRRLRSDPGAEISGEDAFGDAFIVIDGFDAAVTEGGVFEDKVPVLEALASGALNYGVHFVITTARNTVLRGLSSHMHTIVEGRISSASYDMSVVNSQRNKAVPDKPGHVISTDRELLGLVALPRADGDSSPETLSAGIEEVVERIRRANTSGAEAPKLLALPEVILQDDLFSVLPAQAGARERVRLPFGVREIDGGPAVADFGREAHMYVVGESGSGRSALVHTLIEAISRRYPTIDDGAIALLDPKRVHRGAFAPNPKNLGVHGSDLHDFLRRWQDKLVEWMGEGETDPAKVTYRRVPDGADSAALARRDWWTGPEIFLIIDDYDAVVARGDRTNPITQTVKLMSDGVIRGFHVIVVLNDTEYLYKASSDPMIQFLDTNSAMALALSADKFNVNIGGERGQRFGIPGRGRFHPGRGAPSDVVQVAWNGVRRDEAESDEDVWG, encoded by the coding sequence GTGAGTCGGCAGGTCTTCGAGCCCCCGCTCCACCCGAAGAAGGAGCCCCGGGTCGTCAAGAAGGAGGTGGAGGTCCGCACCCCGGACACCATCGACGAGGTCGACCCTCCGGGCAAGTGGCGCACGGTGATGATGCCCGTGGTCATGGTGGTCGCCGTGCTCGGCATGCTGTTCATGATGATCCGCCTCAACCGCGGCTTCAATCCGGTGATGCTGCTCATGCCGATGATGCTGCTGTTCGGCATGTTCGCCTACATGGGCGGCGGTCCCGGCGGCAGCGGCAACAAGTCGAAGGCGCAGCTGCTGCACGACCGCAAGCAGGCGAGCCGGTCGATCGGCACCTCCCGCGAGAAGGCGCTCGCGCGCGGCCGCAACTACTTCGACGCCCTCGCGCACGCCTACCCGGATCCGGCGGTGATCGCCTCTCTCGTCGGTACGGAACGGATGTGGGAGGTGAACGGCGGCGACGCGGAGCGCAAGAGCAGGTTCACCGCGGCGCGGTACGGCCGCGGCCGCATCGTGCCGAAGGCCAAGCTGCTCACGCCCGAGGCGCCCGACGGGGAGTTCCTCGACCCGGTGCAGTGGACCGAGACCGTGAAGTTCCTGCACACCCACTCGACGATCGCCGACATGCCGCTCGCACTGACGCTGCGCAATCTCCCGGTGCTCGGCGTGGGCGGAGATCCGGAGCGGTCCGCGGGCATGGTGCGCGCGATGCTGAGCCACCTCGCGGTCACGCACGGCCCGGACAGGCTGCGGTTCGCCGTGGTCGCCGACACCCCGGACGGCGGCCGCTGGGAGTACCTGAAGTGGCTTCCGCAGGTGCAGCATCCGACCCTGATCGACGCCCTGGGCTCGCGCCGCATGATCTACGGCAACTGGACCGAGTTCCTCGAGGAACTGGCGGGCAGCGACGAACAGCCGACCGCCGAGGCCGACCGCGTCGTCGACTACTCGCGGCCGTTCACCACCGAGACCGAGGTGACCGGGCGGACCCGGCACACCGTCGTGATCGTGGAATCCGCTGAGCGCGCCCGGATGACGGACCAGGCGATCGCCTCGCTGGCGGACGTCACCTGGATCCTCATGTCGCCGCCCGAGGGCGTCATCGACTCCTTCCCGCACGCCGTGCTCCTGGACGTGGACCGCACGGGCATCGTGACCCGCTGGGACTCGGACCTGCCGCTGGAGCCGCCCAAGGAGATCGCGCGCGCCGACTACCTCGACCTCATCGATGCGCACACCACCGCCCGCAAGCTGGCGCGGTGGGAACTCGAGACGACCGCCTCGCTGCTGTCGAAGGAGCGCCAGGACACCGGGCGGGACTGGGCGAGCCTGGTGCAGGTGGAGGACCCCGGCGCCATCGACGTCCTCGCCTTCTGGCAGCGGATCAAGCGGTTCGACGATCCGCACCGCCTCAACTTCCCGATCGGCTTCGCCCCCGACGGCACGCGCATCTTCCTCAACATGCGTGAGGCCAGCCAGGGCGGTACGGGCCCGCACGGCGAGATGATCGGTACGTCGGGATCAGGTAAGTCCGAGTTCCTGCGCTGCCTGGTGCTCGACGCGTGCCTGTTCCACTCCCCGTCGATGCTCAACCTGTTGTTGGTGGACTTCAAGGGCGGCGCGACCTACCAGGGCATGGAGGACATCCCGCACGTCGCCGCGGTGGTCACCAACCTCGAGAAGTCCGAGAGCATGGTCGACCGGATGATGGAGGTCATCACCGGCGAGCTCAAGCGGCGCCAGCAGCTCTTCGACAGCGCGGCCGCGAAGTACCCGTCGTTCAACATCATCGGCCTCACGGAGTACGAGAAGGCCCGCGAGTCCGGGCACTGCCCGGACCTGGAACCGATGCCGGCGCTGCTCGTCCTGATCGACGAGTACACCGAGCTGCTCGAGGCCAAGCCGGAATTCGTGAACATCTTCAGCCAGATCGGCCGCGTCGGCCGGTCCGTGGGGGTGCACCTGCTGCTCGCCTCGCAGAACGCGGAGATGGCGCGTTCGCGCGGCCTCGAGTCGAACATCCACTACCACATCGCACTTCGCACCGGCACCGCCGGCGACTCCCGCGCGGTGATCGGCGTTCCCGACGCCAAGAACCTGCCCGGCAAGCCGGGCAACGGCCTGATCAAGACGCTCCACGAGGACGATCTGATCCGGTTCTACGCGGGTTTCACCGGCAAGCCCTACTTCGCCCCCGAGGTCGCTCCCGAGCCCGTCAAGCGCGAGGTGGTGCAGCCCACCGCGGACGACCTCTCCTCGCGCGGTTTCAGCGCGCGCCGGGTGGACATCCCGGACCTCGAGGTCGAGATCGTCGAGGACGACGAGGTGGTGCGCACGGAGGAGGAGATCCTCGCCGCGCCCACGGTCTTCACGGTGGTCAAGGAGCTGCTCACCAAGGCGCCGGCGCGGCCGGCCTACAAGCCCTGGTTGCCCGAGCTCACCTCCACCACGCTCGACATCCTGGCACCGTCGCTCAGTGCGGACGAGTGGGTCGCGCCGATGGTGACCGTCCCGGCCACGCTGAAGGCGCCGTTCGGCGTCTTCGACGACCCGGCCAAGCATCAGCAGCCCGTGTGGGAGCTGGACCTGTCGGGCGGCCAGGGCAACGTGCTGATCTACGGCGGCCCGCAGCGGGGCAAGACCACCGCCGCGATGACGCTGGTGACCTCGCTGGCCCTGACCCACTCGCCGGAACAGGTCCAGTTCTTCATCGTCGACTACACCGGCGGCGGCTGGATGCGGCTCGAGGACCTGCCGCACGTCTCCCGGATCGCGACGCGCTCCGAGGAGGACGCGATCAACCGGATCATCTCCCAGATGTCCGACCTGATCGAGCAGCGCGTCAAGCTCTTCCGCAAGTACCGCGTCAACTCGATGGCCGAGTACCGCAGGCTGCGCAGCGATCCCGGCGCCGAGATCAGCGGCGAGGACGCCTTCGGCGACGCCTTCATCGTGATCGACGGCTTCGACGCCGCGGTCACCGAGGGCGGCGTGTTCGAGGACAAGGTGCCGGTGCTGGAGGCGCTCGCCTCGGGCGCCCTGAACTACGGCGTCCACTTCGTGATCACCACGGCGCGCAACACGGTGCTGCGCGGCCTCTCGAGCCATATGCACACGATCGTCGAGGGCAGGATCTCCTCGGCGAGCTACGACATGTCGGTCGTGAACTCGCAGCGCAACAAGGCGGTTCCCGACAAGCCCGGTCACGTCATCTCCACCGATCGCGAGCTCCTCGGCCTCGTCGCGCTGCCGCGCGCCGACGGCGACAGCTCGCCGGAGACGCTCAGCGCGGGCATCGAAGAGGTGGTCGAGCGGATCCGCCGGGCCAACACCTCCGGCGCCGAGGCTCCGAAGCTGCTGGCACTGCCCGAGGTGATCCTGCAGGACGATCTCTTCTCGGTGCTGCCGGCGCAGGCCGGTGCGCGCGAGCGGGTCCGGCTGCCCTTCGGCGTCCGCGAGATCGACGGCGGACCCGCCGTCGCGGACTTCGGCCGAGAGGCCCACATGTACGTGGTGGGCGAGAGCGGTTCGGGGCGTTCGGCCCTGGTGCACACCCTCATCGAGGCGATCAGCCGGCGGTACCCGACGATCGACGACGGCGCCATCGCCCTGCTCGACCCCAAACGCGTGCACCGCGGCGCCTTCGCGCCGAACCCGAAGAACCTCGGGGTGCACGGCTCGGACCTGCACGACTTCCTGCGCCGGTGGCAGGACAAGCTCGTCGAGTGGATGGGCGAGGGGGAGACCGACCCGGCGAAGGTGACGTACCGCCGCGTGCCCGACGGTGCGGACAGCGCCGCGCTCGCCCGCCGCGACTGGTGGACGGGCCCCGAGATCTTCCTCATCATCGATGACTACGACGCCGTCGTGGCGCGCGGTGACCGCACCAACCCGATCACGCAGACCGTGAAACTGATGAGCGACGGCGTCATTCGCGGCTTCCACGTGATCGTGGTGCTCAACGACACCGAGTACCTCTACAAGGCGAGCTCCGACCCGATGATCCAGTTCCTCGACACCAACAGCGCCATGGCGTTGGCGCTGTCGGCGGACAAGTTCAACGTCAACATCGGCGGCGAGCGCGGCCAGCGGTTCGGCATCCCCGGCCGCGGCCGGTTCCATCCGGGCCGCGGCGCCCCGTCGGACGTCGTGCAGGTCGCCTGGAACGGCGTGCGCCGGGACGAGGCCGAGTCGGACGAGGACGTGTGGGGATGA